A section of the Quercus lobata isolate SW786 unplaced genomic scaffold, ValleyOak3.0 Primary Assembly Scq3eQI_100, whole genome shotgun sequence genome encodes:
- the LOC115972923 gene encoding HMG-Y-related protein A-like, protein MAAEEVNKPKSLPPYPEMIMDAIEALDEKNGSNKSAISRHIESTYGDLPAGHSALLTDHLNNMKDSGELVFYKNNYIKPDPNAPPRRGRGRPPKPKGLISQIFDSGPARPRGRPPKDPNVAVLPKSPKAPPKLPKVKASSGSGKPRGRPRKMARPSGGLGGTTATTEPTATTTGKPRGRPPKVKDSMTEVSVEQ, encoded by the exons ATGGCAGCTGAAGAGGTTAATAAGCCTAAATCACTTCCTCCTTACCCAGAG ATGATTATGGATGCAATTGAAGCATTGGATGAAAAGAATGGTTCAAACAAATCAGCCATATCAAGGCACATTGAGTCCACATATGGGGACTTGCCTGCTGGCCACTCAGCACTCCTCACAGACCACCTCAACAACATGAAAGACAGTGGAGAGCTTGTTTTCTATAAGAACAACTACATTAAGCCGGACCCAAATGCGCCTCCTAGGCGGGGGCGTGGCAGGCCGCCAAAGCCAAAGGGCCTAATATCACAGATCTTTGACTCGGGTCCCGCAAGGCCTAGGGGTCGCCCACCTAAGGATCCGAATGTGGCTGTGCTTCCAAAGTCGCCCAAGGCGCCTCCAAAGTTGCCCAAGGTGAAGGCCTCATCAGGTAGTGGGAAGCCAAGAGGACGGCCAAGGAAGATGGCGAGGCCTAGTGGAGGATTGGGAGGAACAACGGCAACAACAGAGCCAACAGCAACAACTACTGGAAAGCCTAGGGGTCGCCCTCCAAAGGTGAAGGATTCAATGACTGAAGTGAGTGTTGAACAATAG